One window of Nocardia sp. NBC_00508 genomic DNA carries:
- the folK gene encoding 2-amino-4-hydroxy-6-hydroxymethyldihydropteridine diphosphokinase: MTRAVLSIGSNLGDRLAHLRSVLDGFGHRVLAVSAVYSTAPWGGVPQGDYLNAAVLVEDPAFGCADWLRRGQELEQAAGRVRDVRWGARTLDVDVVWCAELRDGEPVACRSTDPDLILPHPQAYRRAFVLVPWLDVVPNAVLEVDGVPHAVADLLERLDPAERAGVCRTEFSLTGTVS; the protein is encoded by the coding sequence ATGACGCGCGCGGTGCTGTCCATCGGCTCGAATCTAGGCGACCGGCTCGCGCATCTGCGCAGCGTACTCGACGGGTTCGGCCACCGGGTGCTGGCCGTGTCCGCGGTGTATTCCACCGCGCCGTGGGGTGGTGTCCCGCAGGGGGACTACCTCAATGCCGCTGTGCTGGTGGAGGATCCGGCCTTCGGCTGCGCGGACTGGCTGCGCCGCGGCCAAGAGCTGGAGCAGGCCGCTGGGCGGGTCCGCGACGTGCGCTGGGGCGCGCGCACGCTCGACGTGGACGTGGTGTGGTGCGCGGAACTACGCGATGGAGAGCCGGTGGCTTGTCGCAGCACCGACCCGGATCTGATCCTGCCGCATCCGCAGGCATACCGCCGCGCCTTCGTGCTGGTGCCGTGGCTGGACGTCGTGCCGAACGCGGTGCTCGAGGTCGACGGTGTGCCGCACGCCGTGGCGGACCTGCTGGAGCGGCTCGATCCGGCCGAGCGCGCCGGTGTGTGCCGCACCGAGTTCTCGCTGACGGGCACGGTGTCGTGA